A window from Peromyscus eremicus chromosome 5, PerEre_H2_v1, whole genome shotgun sequence encodes these proteins:
- the Exoc3l1 gene encoding exocyst complex component 3-like protein isoform X6 codes for MSSEGVPSSAGERRPFSRPRPFAEEGELDTGQIWGLGKELALLPQRGQRNIHPAWSTPGSHLHSYHISSSPRHTMDSAAKDKIQPTLLPGSSCPGPEWPEQERAEQLARGAALKWASGIFYRPEQLARLGQYRSREVQRNCFLEARIKSVVQSYLEGVQTGVWQLARALEAVQGTREALSQAHHLLQGLSQTSQTLAPLRERVVQHQQLQVLTQLLPRLQAVPAAVAHTQTLIDAQRFLEAYVSLRELEQLQEETWAPLGGLELPIFQGLGLLAEALGRAVEAAAGAAGRLAREDPALLVAAVRVAEVETERTVLGQAPRDWRQRCLRALQEGLERIHFSSPVLPEPGAIAGWLEALQVALPAELATAEALVAPCCPPNYKVVQLWARTLHSGLRRSVQQLLSGPELGAADAFALLHWALHVYMGKEMMGNLELGPEADVSQLEPLLTSENIEQLEAAFVAQVQVSVAQWLQKALDGEVAEWSKEQEPNTDPSGFYHSPMPAIVLQILAENIQVTSLISDSLHRRVQDMALSELAAFLRSFSDALIRFSRDHLRGEAPHYVPYLLAAFNHQSALSSSLPVLLPDGDASGVLAPIESALDDVQRRICRLVLEELQVELQPLFASLPSRQWLLSSELLDGVCEQTSHFCQDFWRVRKPAVQLLLAEAERTVVLQYLRALMQGRLVCRGVDERTQAAERLRHDAAQLKELFLGLGLEESAHCAPVLLALRELLNLHDPTLLGLEVAGLRQKFPDVRCVQGDRGGGARDGKGGAETPRVVVFLQRGSCLRPLGPARGRVPRASPGSTQLSAGRPTALTFYWPPCTLQPRTDAYALAVLLPPLGSLLLTRLSASVIKPRPPRV; via the exons ATGAGCAGTGAGGGTGTGCCCAGCTCTGCAGGAGAGAGAAGGCCATTCTCAAGGCCAAGGCCGTTTGCAGAGGAGGGAGAACTGGATACCGGTCAGATCTG GGGGCTAGGCAAGGAGCTCGCTCTTCTTCCTCAGAGGGGCCAAAGGAATATCCACCCTGCCTGGTCTACTCCAGGCTCTCATCTCCACTCCTACCACATCTCCAGCTCCCCAAGGCACACCATGGACTCAGCAGCCAAGGACAAAATCCAGCCCACACTTCTTCCTG GCTCTTCCTGTCCAGGGCCTGAGTGGCCAGAGCAGGAGCGGGCAGAACAGCTGGCTCGGGGTGCGGCACTCAAGTGGGCCTCAGGCATCTTCTACCGGCCAGAGCAGCTGGCCCGGCTGGGCCAGTACCGCAGCCGTGAAGTGCAGCGGAACTGTTTCCTGGAAGCACGGATTAAG TCGGTGGTACAGTCATACCTGGAAGGTGTACAGACTGGTGTGTGGCAGCTGGCTCGAGCCCTTGAAGCTGTGCAGGGAACTCGTGAAGCCCTGAGCCAGGCCCATCACCTACTCCAGGGGTTGTCTCAGACCTCACAAACCCTGGCGCCCCTGAGGGAACGTGTTGTCcagcaccagcaactccaggtccTGACTCAGTTGCTGCCAAGACTACAAGCCG TGCCAGCTGCAGTGGCCCACACGCAGACCCTGATTGATGCCCAGCGATTCTTGGAGGCCTATGTGAGCCTGCGGGAGCTGGAGCAGCTGCAAGAGGAGACCTGGGCGCCCCTAGGAGGGCTGGAGTTGCCAATCTTCCAGGGCCTGGGCCTTCTGGCTGAGGCCTTGGGCCGAGCTGTGGAGGCAGCTGCAGGGGCTGCCGGGCGACTAGCACGTGAGGACCCAGCCCTGCTGGTAGCTGCTGTTCGCGTGGCAGAGGTGGAGACTGAGCGTACAGTCCTGGGGCAGGCACCGCGAGACTGGCGACAGCGATGTCTTCGGGCACTGCAGGAGGGCCTGGAGCGGATCCATTTCTCATCGCCTGTGCTGCCCGAGCCCGGGGCCATAGCAGGGTGGCTTGAGGCTCTGCAGGTAGCTCTGCCTGCCGAGTTGGCAACGGCTGAGGCTCTAGTGGCACCCTGCTGCCCACCAAACTACAAGGTGGTGCAGCTTTGGGCCCGCACCCTGCACAGCGGCCTGCGCCGCAGCGTGCAGCAGCTCCTCTCGGGGCCTGAGCTGGGAGCTGCGGACGCCTTCGCCTTGCTGCACTGGGCATTGCATGTGTACATGGG GAAAGAAATGATGGGGAACTTGGAGCTAGGGCCTGAGGCTGATGTGTCCCAGCTAGAGCCCCTCCTGACCTCGGAGAACATCGAGCAACTGGAGGCAGCATTTGTGGCCCAAGTCCAG gtgagtgtggctcagtggctgcAGAAGGCACTagatggggaggtagctgagtgGAGCAAGGAGCAGGAGCCCAACACAGACCCATCCGGCTTCTACCACTCACCGATGCCAGCCATTGTACTGCAG ATCCTGGCTGAGAACATTCAAGTGACCAGCCTGATCAGTGACTCTCTGCATCGGCGGGTGCAGGACATGGCGCTGTCAGAACTGGCCGCATTCTTGAGGAG CTTCAGTGATGCTCTGATCCGGTTCTCTCGAGACCACTTGAGGGGAGAAGCCCCTCACTATGTGCCCTACCTGCTGGCTGCCTTCAACCACCAATCAGCACTGAG CTCTTCGTTACCTGTCCTGCTGCCCGACGGAGACGCTTCAGGGGTCTTGGCTCCAATAGAATCCGCGTTGGATGACGTACAGAGGAGGATCTGCCGCCTGGTATTGGAAGAACTGCAGGTTGAGCTCCAG CCCCTGTTCGCGTCTCTACCCTCGCGCCAGTGGCTATTGAGTTCTGAGTTGCTGGACGGTGTGTGTGAGCAGACGTCGCACTTCTGCCAGGATTTCTGGCGTGTGCGGAAGCCTGCTGTTCAG ctgctgctggcGGAGGCGGAACGAACTGTGGTGTTGCAATACCTACGCGCGCTGATGCAGGGCCGCCTCGTGTGCCGCGGTGTGGACGAGCGGACCCAGGCGGCTGAGCGCCTTCGGCACGATGCTGCCCAGCTCAAGGAGCTTTTCCTGGGTTTG GGCCTGGAGGAGAGCGCTCACTGCGCGCCGGTGCTGCTCGCGCTGAGGGAACTGCTCAACCTCCACGATCCCACGCTGCTCGGCCTCGAGGTGGCAGGCCTGAGGCAAAAATTTCCCGACGTGAGGTGCGTGCAAGGGGACAGGGGAGGAGGAGCCCGGGACGGCAAGGGCGGGGCTGAGACGCCACGCGTGGTGGTATTCCTGCAGCGAGGATCATGTCTCCGCCCTCTTGGACCTGCGCGGGGACGTGTCCCGAGAGCATCGCCAGGCAGCACTCAGCTCTCTGCAGGCCGGCCCACCGCCCTCACCTTCTACTGGCCGCCGTGCACTCTTCAGCCTCGTACCGACGCCTACGCCCTcgctgtcctcctgcctcccctcgGGTCCCTGCTCCTGACCCGTCTGTCTGCGTCCGTAATAAAGCCACGTCCACCGCGCGTCTGA
- the Exoc3l1 gene encoding exocyst complex component 3-like protein isoform X1, with translation MSSEGVPSSAGERRPFSRPRPFAEEGELDTGQIWGLGKELALLPQRGQRNIHPAWSTPGSHLHSYHISSSPRHTMDSAAKDKIQPTLLPGPEWPEQERAEQLARGAALKWASGIFYRPEQLARLGQYRSREVQRNCFLEARIKSVVQSYLEGVQTGVWQLARALEAVQGTREALSQAHHLLQGLSQTSQTLAPLRERVVQHQQLQVLTQLLPRLQAVPAAVAHTQTLIDAQRFLEAYVSLRELEQLQEETWAPLGGLELPIFQGLGLLAEALGRAVEAAAGAAGRLAREDPALLVAAVRVAEVETERTVLGQAPRDWRQRCLRALQEGLERIHFSSPVLPEPGAIAGWLEALQVALPAELATAEALVAPCCPPNYKVVQLWARTLHSGLRRSVQQLLSGPELGAADAFALLHWALHVYMGKEMMGNLELGPEADVSQLEPLLTSENIEQLEAAFVAQVQVSVAQWLQKALDGEVAEWSKEQEPNTDPSGFYHSPMPAIVLQILAENIQVTSLISDSLHRRVQDMALSELAAFLRSFSDALIRFSRDHLRGEAPHYVPYLLAAFNHQSALSSSLPVLLPDGDASGVLAPIESALDDVQRRICRLVLEELQVELQPLFASLPSRQWLLSSELLDGVCEQTSHFCQDFWRVRKPAVQLLLAEAERTVVLQYLRALMQGRLVCRGVDERTQAAERLRHDAAQLKELFLGLGLEESAHCAPVLLALRELLNLHDPTLLGLEVAGLRQKFPDVRCVQGDRGGGARDGKGGAETPRVVVFLQRGSCLRPLGPARGRVPRASPGSTQLSAGRPTALTFYWPPCTLQPRTDAYALAVLLPPLGSLLLTRLSASVIKPRPPRV, from the exons ATGAGCAGTGAGGGTGTGCCCAGCTCTGCAGGAGAGAGAAGGCCATTCTCAAGGCCAAGGCCGTTTGCAGAGGAGGGAGAACTGGATACCGGTCAGATCTG GGGGCTAGGCAAGGAGCTCGCTCTTCTTCCTCAGAGGGGCCAAAGGAATATCCACCCTGCCTGGTCTACTCCAGGCTCTCATCTCCACTCCTACCACATCTCCAGCTCCCCAAGGCACACCATGGACTCAGCAGCCAAGGACAAAATCCAGCCCACACTTCTTCCTG GGCCTGAGTGGCCAGAGCAGGAGCGGGCAGAACAGCTGGCTCGGGGTGCGGCACTCAAGTGGGCCTCAGGCATCTTCTACCGGCCAGAGCAGCTGGCCCGGCTGGGCCAGTACCGCAGCCGTGAAGTGCAGCGGAACTGTTTCCTGGAAGCACGGATTAAG TCGGTGGTACAGTCATACCTGGAAGGTGTACAGACTGGTGTGTGGCAGCTGGCTCGAGCCCTTGAAGCTGTGCAGGGAACTCGTGAAGCCCTGAGCCAGGCCCATCACCTACTCCAGGGGTTGTCTCAGACCTCACAAACCCTGGCGCCCCTGAGGGAACGTGTTGTCcagcaccagcaactccaggtccTGACTCAGTTGCTGCCAAGACTACAAGCCG TGCCAGCTGCAGTGGCCCACACGCAGACCCTGATTGATGCCCAGCGATTCTTGGAGGCCTATGTGAGCCTGCGGGAGCTGGAGCAGCTGCAAGAGGAGACCTGGGCGCCCCTAGGAGGGCTGGAGTTGCCAATCTTCCAGGGCCTGGGCCTTCTGGCTGAGGCCTTGGGCCGAGCTGTGGAGGCAGCTGCAGGGGCTGCCGGGCGACTAGCACGTGAGGACCCAGCCCTGCTGGTAGCTGCTGTTCGCGTGGCAGAGGTGGAGACTGAGCGTACAGTCCTGGGGCAGGCACCGCGAGACTGGCGACAGCGATGTCTTCGGGCACTGCAGGAGGGCCTGGAGCGGATCCATTTCTCATCGCCTGTGCTGCCCGAGCCCGGGGCCATAGCAGGGTGGCTTGAGGCTCTGCAGGTAGCTCTGCCTGCCGAGTTGGCAACGGCTGAGGCTCTAGTGGCACCCTGCTGCCCACCAAACTACAAGGTGGTGCAGCTTTGGGCCCGCACCCTGCACAGCGGCCTGCGCCGCAGCGTGCAGCAGCTCCTCTCGGGGCCTGAGCTGGGAGCTGCGGACGCCTTCGCCTTGCTGCACTGGGCATTGCATGTGTACATGGG GAAAGAAATGATGGGGAACTTGGAGCTAGGGCCTGAGGCTGATGTGTCCCAGCTAGAGCCCCTCCTGACCTCGGAGAACATCGAGCAACTGGAGGCAGCATTTGTGGCCCAAGTCCAG gtgagtgtggctcagtggctgcAGAAGGCACTagatggggaggtagctgagtgGAGCAAGGAGCAGGAGCCCAACACAGACCCATCCGGCTTCTACCACTCACCGATGCCAGCCATTGTACTGCAG ATCCTGGCTGAGAACATTCAAGTGACCAGCCTGATCAGTGACTCTCTGCATCGGCGGGTGCAGGACATGGCGCTGTCAGAACTGGCCGCATTCTTGAGGAG CTTCAGTGATGCTCTGATCCGGTTCTCTCGAGACCACTTGAGGGGAGAAGCCCCTCACTATGTGCCCTACCTGCTGGCTGCCTTCAACCACCAATCAGCACTGAG CTCTTCGTTACCTGTCCTGCTGCCCGACGGAGACGCTTCAGGGGTCTTGGCTCCAATAGAATCCGCGTTGGATGACGTACAGAGGAGGATCTGCCGCCTGGTATTGGAAGAACTGCAGGTTGAGCTCCAG CCCCTGTTCGCGTCTCTACCCTCGCGCCAGTGGCTATTGAGTTCTGAGTTGCTGGACGGTGTGTGTGAGCAGACGTCGCACTTCTGCCAGGATTTCTGGCGTGTGCGGAAGCCTGCTGTTCAG ctgctgctggcGGAGGCGGAACGAACTGTGGTGTTGCAATACCTACGCGCGCTGATGCAGGGCCGCCTCGTGTGCCGCGGTGTGGACGAGCGGACCCAGGCGGCTGAGCGCCTTCGGCACGATGCTGCCCAGCTCAAGGAGCTTTTCCTGGGTTTG GGCCTGGAGGAGAGCGCTCACTGCGCGCCGGTGCTGCTCGCGCTGAGGGAACTGCTCAACCTCCACGATCCCACGCTGCTCGGCCTCGAGGTGGCAGGCCTGAGGCAAAAATTTCCCGACGTGAGGTGCGTGCAAGGGGACAGGGGAGGAGGAGCCCGGGACGGCAAGGGCGGGGCTGAGACGCCACGCGTGGTGGTATTCCTGCAGCGAGGATCATGTCTCCGCCCTCTTGGACCTGCGCGGGGACGTGTCCCGAGAGCATCGCCAGGCAGCACTCAGCTCTCTGCAGGCCGGCCCACCGCCCTCACCTTCTACTGGCCGCCGTGCACTCTTCAGCCTCGTACCGACGCCTACGCCCTcgctgtcctcctgcctcccctcgGGTCCCTGCTCCTGACCCGTCTGTCTGCGTCCGTAATAAAGCCACGTCCACCGCGCGTCTGA
- the Exoc3l1 gene encoding exocyst complex component 3-like protein isoform X2 produces MSSEGVPSSAGERRPFSRPRPFAEEGELDTGQIWGLGKELALLPQRGQRNIHPAWSTPGSHLHSYHISSSPRHTMDSAAKDKIQPTLLPGSSCPGPEWPEQERAEQLARGAALKWASGIFYRPEQLARLGQYRSREVQRNCFLEARIKSVVQSYLEGVQTGVWQLARALEAVQGTREALSQAHHLLQGLSQTSQTLAPLRERVVQHQQLQVLTQLLPRLQAVPAAVAHTQTLIDAQRFLEAYVSLRELEQLQEETWAPLGGLELPIFQGLGLLAEALGRAVEAAAGAAGRLAREDPALLVAAVRVAEVETERTVLGQAPRDWRQRCLRALQEGLERIHFSSPVLPEPGAIAGWLEALQVALPAELATAEALVAPCCPPNYKVVQLWARTLHSGLRRSVQQLLSGPELGAADAFALLHWALHVYMGKEMMGNLELGPEADVSQLEPLLTSENIEQLEAAFVAQVQVSVAQWLQKALDGEVAEWSKEQEPNTDPSGFYHSPMPAIVLQILAENIQVTSLISDSLHRRVQDMALSELAAFLRSFSDALIRFSRDHLRGEAPHYVPYLLAAFNHQSALSSSLPVLLPDGDASGVLAPIESALDDVQRRICRLVLEELQVELQPLFASLPSRQWLLSSELLDGVCEQTSHFCQDFWRVRKPAVQLLLAEAERTVVLQYLRALMQGRLVCRGVDERTQAAERLRHDAAQLKELFLGLGLEESAHCAPVLLALRELLNLHDPTLLGLEVAGLRQKFPDVSEDHVSALLDLRGDVSREHRQAALSSLQAGPPPSPSTGRRALFSLVPTPTPSLSSCLPSGPCS; encoded by the exons ATGAGCAGTGAGGGTGTGCCCAGCTCTGCAGGAGAGAGAAGGCCATTCTCAAGGCCAAGGCCGTTTGCAGAGGAGGGAGAACTGGATACCGGTCAGATCTG GGGGCTAGGCAAGGAGCTCGCTCTTCTTCCTCAGAGGGGCCAAAGGAATATCCACCCTGCCTGGTCTACTCCAGGCTCTCATCTCCACTCCTACCACATCTCCAGCTCCCCAAGGCACACCATGGACTCAGCAGCCAAGGACAAAATCCAGCCCACACTTCTTCCTG GCTCTTCCTGTCCAGGGCCTGAGTGGCCAGAGCAGGAGCGGGCAGAACAGCTGGCTCGGGGTGCGGCACTCAAGTGGGCCTCAGGCATCTTCTACCGGCCAGAGCAGCTGGCCCGGCTGGGCCAGTACCGCAGCCGTGAAGTGCAGCGGAACTGTTTCCTGGAAGCACGGATTAAG TCGGTGGTACAGTCATACCTGGAAGGTGTACAGACTGGTGTGTGGCAGCTGGCTCGAGCCCTTGAAGCTGTGCAGGGAACTCGTGAAGCCCTGAGCCAGGCCCATCACCTACTCCAGGGGTTGTCTCAGACCTCACAAACCCTGGCGCCCCTGAGGGAACGTGTTGTCcagcaccagcaactccaggtccTGACTCAGTTGCTGCCAAGACTACAAGCCG TGCCAGCTGCAGTGGCCCACACGCAGACCCTGATTGATGCCCAGCGATTCTTGGAGGCCTATGTGAGCCTGCGGGAGCTGGAGCAGCTGCAAGAGGAGACCTGGGCGCCCCTAGGAGGGCTGGAGTTGCCAATCTTCCAGGGCCTGGGCCTTCTGGCTGAGGCCTTGGGCCGAGCTGTGGAGGCAGCTGCAGGGGCTGCCGGGCGACTAGCACGTGAGGACCCAGCCCTGCTGGTAGCTGCTGTTCGCGTGGCAGAGGTGGAGACTGAGCGTACAGTCCTGGGGCAGGCACCGCGAGACTGGCGACAGCGATGTCTTCGGGCACTGCAGGAGGGCCTGGAGCGGATCCATTTCTCATCGCCTGTGCTGCCCGAGCCCGGGGCCATAGCAGGGTGGCTTGAGGCTCTGCAGGTAGCTCTGCCTGCCGAGTTGGCAACGGCTGAGGCTCTAGTGGCACCCTGCTGCCCACCAAACTACAAGGTGGTGCAGCTTTGGGCCCGCACCCTGCACAGCGGCCTGCGCCGCAGCGTGCAGCAGCTCCTCTCGGGGCCTGAGCTGGGAGCTGCGGACGCCTTCGCCTTGCTGCACTGGGCATTGCATGTGTACATGGG GAAAGAAATGATGGGGAACTTGGAGCTAGGGCCTGAGGCTGATGTGTCCCAGCTAGAGCCCCTCCTGACCTCGGAGAACATCGAGCAACTGGAGGCAGCATTTGTGGCCCAAGTCCAG gtgagtgtggctcagtggctgcAGAAGGCACTagatggggaggtagctgagtgGAGCAAGGAGCAGGAGCCCAACACAGACCCATCCGGCTTCTACCACTCACCGATGCCAGCCATTGTACTGCAG ATCCTGGCTGAGAACATTCAAGTGACCAGCCTGATCAGTGACTCTCTGCATCGGCGGGTGCAGGACATGGCGCTGTCAGAACTGGCCGCATTCTTGAGGAG CTTCAGTGATGCTCTGATCCGGTTCTCTCGAGACCACTTGAGGGGAGAAGCCCCTCACTATGTGCCCTACCTGCTGGCTGCCTTCAACCACCAATCAGCACTGAG CTCTTCGTTACCTGTCCTGCTGCCCGACGGAGACGCTTCAGGGGTCTTGGCTCCAATAGAATCCGCGTTGGATGACGTACAGAGGAGGATCTGCCGCCTGGTATTGGAAGAACTGCAGGTTGAGCTCCAG CCCCTGTTCGCGTCTCTACCCTCGCGCCAGTGGCTATTGAGTTCTGAGTTGCTGGACGGTGTGTGTGAGCAGACGTCGCACTTCTGCCAGGATTTCTGGCGTGTGCGGAAGCCTGCTGTTCAG ctgctgctggcGGAGGCGGAACGAACTGTGGTGTTGCAATACCTACGCGCGCTGATGCAGGGCCGCCTCGTGTGCCGCGGTGTGGACGAGCGGACCCAGGCGGCTGAGCGCCTTCGGCACGATGCTGCCCAGCTCAAGGAGCTTTTCCTGGGTTTG GGCCTGGAGGAGAGCGCTCACTGCGCGCCGGTGCTGCTCGCGCTGAGGGAACTGCTCAACCTCCACGATCCCACGCTGCTCGGCCTCGAGGTGGCAGGCCTGAGGCAAAAATTTCCCGACGTGAG CGAGGATCATGTCTCCGCCCTCTTGGACCTGCGCGGGGACGTGTCCCGAGAGCATCGCCAGGCAGCACTCAGCTCTCTGCAGGCCGGCCCACCGCCCTCACCTTCTACTGGCCGCCGTGCACTCTTCAGCCTCGTACCGACGCCTACGCCCTcgctgtcctcctgcctcccctcgGGTCCCTGCTCCTGA
- the Exoc3l1 gene encoding exocyst complex component 3-like protein isoform X3, with translation MSSEGVPSSAGERRPFSRPRPFAEEGELDTGQIWGLGKELALLPQRGQRNIHPAWSTPGSHLHSYHISSSPRHTMDSAAKDKIQPTLLPGPEWPEQERAEQLARGAALKWASGIFYRPEQLARLGQYRSREVQRNCFLEARIKSVVQSYLEGVQTGVWQLARALEAVQGTREALSQAHHLLQGLSQTSQTLAPLRERVVQHQQLQVLTQLLPRLQAVPAAVAHTQTLIDAQRFLEAYVSLRELEQLQEETWAPLGGLELPIFQGLGLLAEALGRAVEAAAGAAGRLAREDPALLVAAVRVAEVETERTVLGQAPRDWRQRCLRALQEGLERIHFSSPVLPEPGAIAGWLEALQVALPAELATAEALVAPCCPPNYKVVQLWARTLHSGLRRSVQQLLSGPELGAADAFALLHWALHVYMGKEMMGNLELGPEADVSQLEPLLTSENIEQLEAAFVAQVQVSVAQWLQKALDGEVAEWSKEQEPNTDPSGFYHSPMPAIVLQILAENIQVTSLISDSLHRRVQDMALSELAAFLRSFSDALIRFSRDHLRGEAPHYVPYLLAAFNHQSALSSSLPVLLPDGDASGVLAPIESALDDVQRRICRLVLEELQVELQPLFASLPSRQWLLSSELLDGVCEQTSHFCQDFWRVRKPAVQLLLAEAERTVVLQYLRALMQGRLVCRGVDERTQAAERLRHDAAQLKELFLGLGLEESAHCAPVLLALRELLNLHDPTLLGLEVAGLRQKFPDVSEDHVSALLDLRGDVSREHRQAALSSLQAGPPPSPSTGRRALFSLVPTPTPSLSSCLPSGPCS, from the exons ATGAGCAGTGAGGGTGTGCCCAGCTCTGCAGGAGAGAGAAGGCCATTCTCAAGGCCAAGGCCGTTTGCAGAGGAGGGAGAACTGGATACCGGTCAGATCTG GGGGCTAGGCAAGGAGCTCGCTCTTCTTCCTCAGAGGGGCCAAAGGAATATCCACCCTGCCTGGTCTACTCCAGGCTCTCATCTCCACTCCTACCACATCTCCAGCTCCCCAAGGCACACCATGGACTCAGCAGCCAAGGACAAAATCCAGCCCACACTTCTTCCTG GGCCTGAGTGGCCAGAGCAGGAGCGGGCAGAACAGCTGGCTCGGGGTGCGGCACTCAAGTGGGCCTCAGGCATCTTCTACCGGCCAGAGCAGCTGGCCCGGCTGGGCCAGTACCGCAGCCGTGAAGTGCAGCGGAACTGTTTCCTGGAAGCACGGATTAAG TCGGTGGTACAGTCATACCTGGAAGGTGTACAGACTGGTGTGTGGCAGCTGGCTCGAGCCCTTGAAGCTGTGCAGGGAACTCGTGAAGCCCTGAGCCAGGCCCATCACCTACTCCAGGGGTTGTCTCAGACCTCACAAACCCTGGCGCCCCTGAGGGAACGTGTTGTCcagcaccagcaactccaggtccTGACTCAGTTGCTGCCAAGACTACAAGCCG TGCCAGCTGCAGTGGCCCACACGCAGACCCTGATTGATGCCCAGCGATTCTTGGAGGCCTATGTGAGCCTGCGGGAGCTGGAGCAGCTGCAAGAGGAGACCTGGGCGCCCCTAGGAGGGCTGGAGTTGCCAATCTTCCAGGGCCTGGGCCTTCTGGCTGAGGCCTTGGGCCGAGCTGTGGAGGCAGCTGCAGGGGCTGCCGGGCGACTAGCACGTGAGGACCCAGCCCTGCTGGTAGCTGCTGTTCGCGTGGCAGAGGTGGAGACTGAGCGTACAGTCCTGGGGCAGGCACCGCGAGACTGGCGACAGCGATGTCTTCGGGCACTGCAGGAGGGCCTGGAGCGGATCCATTTCTCATCGCCTGTGCTGCCCGAGCCCGGGGCCATAGCAGGGTGGCTTGAGGCTCTGCAGGTAGCTCTGCCTGCCGAGTTGGCAACGGCTGAGGCTCTAGTGGCACCCTGCTGCCCACCAAACTACAAGGTGGTGCAGCTTTGGGCCCGCACCCTGCACAGCGGCCTGCGCCGCAGCGTGCAGCAGCTCCTCTCGGGGCCTGAGCTGGGAGCTGCGGACGCCTTCGCCTTGCTGCACTGGGCATTGCATGTGTACATGGG GAAAGAAATGATGGGGAACTTGGAGCTAGGGCCTGAGGCTGATGTGTCCCAGCTAGAGCCCCTCCTGACCTCGGAGAACATCGAGCAACTGGAGGCAGCATTTGTGGCCCAAGTCCAG gtgagtgtggctcagtggctgcAGAAGGCACTagatggggaggtagctgagtgGAGCAAGGAGCAGGAGCCCAACACAGACCCATCCGGCTTCTACCACTCACCGATGCCAGCCATTGTACTGCAG ATCCTGGCTGAGAACATTCAAGTGACCAGCCTGATCAGTGACTCTCTGCATCGGCGGGTGCAGGACATGGCGCTGTCAGAACTGGCCGCATTCTTGAGGAG CTTCAGTGATGCTCTGATCCGGTTCTCTCGAGACCACTTGAGGGGAGAAGCCCCTCACTATGTGCCCTACCTGCTGGCTGCCTTCAACCACCAATCAGCACTGAG CTCTTCGTTACCTGTCCTGCTGCCCGACGGAGACGCTTCAGGGGTCTTGGCTCCAATAGAATCCGCGTTGGATGACGTACAGAGGAGGATCTGCCGCCTGGTATTGGAAGAACTGCAGGTTGAGCTCCAG CCCCTGTTCGCGTCTCTACCCTCGCGCCAGTGGCTATTGAGTTCTGAGTTGCTGGACGGTGTGTGTGAGCAGACGTCGCACTTCTGCCAGGATTTCTGGCGTGTGCGGAAGCCTGCTGTTCAG ctgctgctggcGGAGGCGGAACGAACTGTGGTGTTGCAATACCTACGCGCGCTGATGCAGGGCCGCCTCGTGTGCCGCGGTGTGGACGAGCGGACCCAGGCGGCTGAGCGCCTTCGGCACGATGCTGCCCAGCTCAAGGAGCTTTTCCTGGGTTTG GGCCTGGAGGAGAGCGCTCACTGCGCGCCGGTGCTGCTCGCGCTGAGGGAACTGCTCAACCTCCACGATCCCACGCTGCTCGGCCTCGAGGTGGCAGGCCTGAGGCAAAAATTTCCCGACGTGAG CGAGGATCATGTCTCCGCCCTCTTGGACCTGCGCGGGGACGTGTCCCGAGAGCATCGCCAGGCAGCACTCAGCTCTCTGCAGGCCGGCCCACCGCCCTCACCTTCTACTGGCCGCCGTGCACTCTTCAGCCTCGTACCGACGCCTACGCCCTcgctgtcctcctgcctcccctcgGGTCCCTGCTCCTGA